In Gimesia benthica, a single window of DNA contains:
- the plsY gene encoding glycerol-3-phosphate 1-O-acyltransferase PlsY, producing MFTDYFWFFVAVLSYLAGSIPFGLVTARLVAGTDIRKVGSGNIGATNVARTLGAKWGIVVLVLDALKGLLPVLFIPALFVSPDSPDFDHARVLSGIATIVGHMFPVWLGFRGGKGVATSLGVILVLGPWSTLAAVGAFALTFFVSRIVALSSIVAALAFGIAQFVQLGSAAFTREKWSLTAFSIAVPLLIIIRHRSNLGRIMRGEEKKFQFGSRNKEGTESTSAGEQSEG from the coding sequence ATGTTTACAGATTATTTCTGGTTTTTTGTCGCGGTCCTCTCCTATCTGGCCGGTTCCATTCCTTTTGGCCTGGTGACAGCCAGGCTGGTTGCCGGAACCGATATCCGTAAGGTCGGCAGTGGAAACATCGGTGCGACAAACGTGGCCCGCACGTTGGGCGCCAAATGGGGCATTGTGGTACTGGTGCTCGATGCACTGAAGGGACTGCTGCCGGTCCTGTTTATCCCCGCGCTGTTTGTCAGCCCGGATTCCCCCGACTTCGATCATGCCCGCGTTTTGAGTGGCATCGCCACGATCGTCGGGCACATGTTTCCGGTCTGGCTTGGCTTTCGCGGAGGCAAAGGAGTTGCGACCAGTCTGGGTGTGATTCTGGTACTAGGACCCTGGTCAACCCTGGCGGCTGTCGGGGCATTTGCGCTGACATTTTTTGTCTCGCGGATCGTGGCGCTCAGTTCGATTGTGGCGGCACTCGCGTTTGGCATCGCCCAGTTCGTGCAACTGGGAAGTGCAGCCTTCACGCGGGAAAAATGGAGTCTGACCGCATTCAGTATCGCGGTTCCCCTGTTGATTATTATCCGTCATCGCAGCAACCTGGGACGGATCATGCGGGGGGAAGAGAAGAAGTTTCAGTTCGGCAGCCGAAACAAAGAGGGCACCGAGTCCACCTCAGCCGGTGAGCAGTCAGAGGGCTGA
- a CDS encoding BON domain-containing protein, translated as MTVETYSQKAKKLSEKIEQTIALRTGSQVQSLKVDILGEIVVLSGRTDSFYHKQLATHAALSEIDQYALTNNIRVES; from the coding sequence ATGACCGTCGAAACCTACTCTCAAAAAGCCAAGAAGCTGTCAGAAAAGATTGAACAGACCATTGCCCTGAGAACCGGCAGTCAGGTTCAGTCGCTGAAAGTGGATATTCTGGGAGAGATCGTCGTGCTTTCGGGACGCACTGATTCCTTTTACCACAAACAGCTGGCAACCCACGCCGCACTGAGTGAAATCGATCAGTACGCCCTCACCAACAACATTCGCGTTGAATCCTGA